The Carassius auratus strain Wakin chromosome 19, ASM336829v1, whole genome shotgun sequence genomic sequence AGGCTTCAATCCAATGTTGTCTCCTGGAGGAATGGGTGGTGGTCCAGGAGGTGGAGGAGGTCCACCTCATCCAAGGTTTGGGATGCCTCAGCAACAGCCTCCACATGGACAAGGTAGCCATCCCTTCAACAGCCCACCCTTACCTGGTGGCCCTGGCCCTCGTGGGCCTCCACACGGCCCCATGAACCCTATGGGGAGTATGGGAGGAGGAATGAACATGATGGGAATGGGTGGGGGAGGTGGTGGTAATATGGTGGGTGGACATCCAGGTATGCCTCCACAAGGACAGTTCCCTCCTCCACAAGATGGCCCGTACCCTGGATCAAGTCCTCCTGTTGGTGAAGAGGGAAAGaactttggtggtccaggtggtGGTCCACCTGTTCCCTCTCAACAGCAACCACCTAACCTTAACCCCTCCGGTCCTCCATCCAACAATGCCACCCCTGGCCCATCCCCAGCCCCTGGACCCCCACAGCCTGGAGGTGGTTTCCCAGGTCATCCAGATGTCCAACAACCCAACCCCAACACTCCAGGACAAGCCCAGTCGGCTCCTCAACCCCCCAATCCCAACTCATCCCCAACTGGCCCCCATAACGGTCCCCAGCCTCAACAGGCACCAACCAACCAGCATCCTCCACCCAACTCCACTGGTGGCCCTGGCCCCAACACCCCATCTAACCAACAACCAACGCCACCAAACTCCGCTCCAGGTTCAGCGCCCTACAATCAGCAGAACAATGCTCCTGGTGGTTCAATGCCAAACCAGCCACCCAACTCCAACCAGAACAACCTAAACAACAGCAGTGGTGGCAACACCCCAGGTAGCAACCCCAATCCTCCATCCAACTCCACGCCCAACACCCAATCCCCGCTTCCCAGTGGGCCAGCTCCACCCTCTGCTGGCCCGGGCTCCGGTCCCCCAAAGCTTGGTGGAGGCATGGTGTTCCCTTGTGGCCTCTGTATGTCAGAAGTGCATGATGACCAAGAGGCAATCTTGTGCGAGGCCTCCTGCCAACGATGGTTCCATAGAGACTGCACAGGTCTAACTGAGCCAGCATATGGGCTGCTAACCAGGGAGAGCGCCGCAGTGTGGGCATGCGACTTCTGCCTCAAGACAAAGGAGATACAAGCTGTTTATGTGCGACAGGGACTGGGACAGCTGGTGGCTGCAAATGATGGCTGaaggagagaagaagagggatCGAGGAAGAGGGATGTTTGATTTATTTCTTGGAGCTTTATGTCTTGTGCTTCATGGTGAGAAAGTGAAATGGAAGTGAAGAATTAATCCACCAGAGGAGAGTGAGACATGCAGATGAAAACTGAACTTCTTAATCTGATGTTGGCTCTTGCATTTATTTCTTCACAGACCTCATAAGCACTTTTAGGGCCCATGTCTCTGATTAAAAAGCATTGTAACAGATGTTGGAAATGTTTGTATATAGAACATCATGACATTTTCAAAATTCAGCTGTTTTTGCACTCATAGGTCTTCTTATCACCTTGGTGACAAATTTGGAGAAGCAGATAGATTTTGGCCACAGTAAAAAGCAAAATTCAATATGTTTGTACAAGAATTTATCCTTTTGTGTGATTATACCCAAGATAAGCCTCCAAAGAGCTGTcccatcttttcttttttttttctaaaatccacCTTGTTGATCTGCAAAGCACTGACGCCAACTTGCTACCTCAAAATTTTTGACATGTCTGGCTAAGAATGCTTTGATTAAGTCAAGAGTGTATAGTCACCACAcaacctctcctctcctctcagtGATCTCCATTTCAGTATCCAAAGGAAAATGGCAGCGTCCTGAAAAAGGCATACGAGACATGTAGATAATCAACATTTCACTGTGTCTTTGAATACATGAGCGATCTTACAGAAATTGGAGTCCTGCgattcattattaataaaactCCAGATTGATTCTCTTCATGTACAGCTACTCACTGTCCTTGACACAAAGTGGACAATGTAAGATGATGGCATAGCCGATAGTGGAAATCCATAACCATATCAGTGTATGTATGTAGTCTTTGGATTGCATGTGAACCAATGCAGTACTTCGTCAGAACTGTTTTAATTGTTACTTCTACTGTTCCGATTAGGCCTCATCCTGGGCTTTGAAGTAGACCAAATAACACAATGAAATCAAATGTTGTCGCAGAGTAAGATGTTTgcagtttctctcttttttttatttctgcatttctgcCTTTTTctaatttgttactttttatgtacCTGTGTGTATGCTGTTCAATGTGCTTGCTCTGGTGCCCTCCATTCGCCAGCATTGTGCAGTAATATGGGGGGAGTTCTGGCCTCTGGCTCTGTACTTAAAGTaaattgaattgtttttttacaagtattttttgtgactttttattattgtattaaatataggtaaaaaaaaaaactaaggcaTGTAATTAAagagaacatatatatatatatatatatatgtggtttaCATGTATATTTTCAGCTTGGcagtctttaaaataatttttaaaaagtttctaacaaatatatgtttaaaaaaaacagcatcataAATATATGTGTAGGGTAACCCAGAAGACTAATTCACCATATTTGCCAGGAATTTCTTATGGATTTTCAaaatttagtaaaataaacttgctACAGTTTATAAAACACATCCGTTTGAATTCTAAGTTTTAGCCAAAAACTAAACACAAAAGTCACTTCAAGTAAtattaaccacagaccttattttataaaaaaaaaaaaaaaaaaaaaaaaaccttttcaaaaagctACTGTAAATACCAGATGAAACCCATGTCTCGAAAATGCACATTTTGTGTATATAAACTAGTTAGTAATGCTAAAGTAAGCTATGAATGGCCATATTCATGAAACGGAACAAGAACACGTGTCTAAATCATTCACAGATCCATAATTTTGCAAATGATTAACACGGAAATTTGTTCTAGTGTTTCAGttctattttgttttttactaaaggtcaaaaaaaaaaatcaattttgacACTGAATTATATTCTAATAAACTGACTAATCTGCTAATTAAAATCTTTATAAGAACGTTAAAAATAAAACGTATTTGTTATCTGTCTTAAACCAACTGTTATGACCTTATGATATACGTTAcctatttttacagtttattttcacaactttattatttttagtgtgttgttttaaaacaaaattacgaTTTTACCGGGAATAAACCCCGACATCAAGCTTCTTAAATTGGTTAATGGAAAGACATATACATGAAGCCTGTGATGGACGGGccatg encodes the following:
- the pygo2 gene encoding pygopus homolog 2 isoform X2; the encoded protein is MKSPEKKKRKSNTQGAAFSHLSEFAPPPTPMVDHLVASNPFDDDFGPPSRSGGGGGPGGASFLPSPGVGGGGYGGPGRMGGGMGFMGGPGGGQPGRRPPFGPPTPNTGPHHPLGFGGMPGFGGGGGGGGGGGGFPSGGPSQYNMPPNFSPPMHPGQGFNPMLSPGGMGGGPGGGGGPPHPRFGMPQQQPPHGQGSHPFNSPPLPGGPGPRGPPHGPMNPMGSMGGGMNMMGMGGGGGGNMVGGHPGMPPQGQFPPPQDGPYPGSSPPVGEEGKNFGGPGGGPPVPSQQQPPNLNPSGPPSNNATPGPSPAPGPPQPGGGFPGHPDVQQPNPNTPGQAQSAPQPPNPNSSPTGPHNGPQPQQAPTNQHPPPNSTGGPGPNTPSNQQPTPPNSAPGSAPYNQQNNAPGGSMPNQPPNSNQNNLNNSSGGNTPGSNPNPPSNSTPNTQSPLPSGPAPPSAGPGSGPPKLGGGMVFPCGLCMSEVHDDQEAILCEASCQRWFHRDCTGLTEPAYGLLTRESAAVWACDFCLKTKEIQAVYVRQGLGQLVAANDG
- the pygo2 gene encoding pygopus homolog 2 isoform X1, whose product is MAGQQAGQSQGKRGKGSQMKSPEKKKRKSNTQGAAFSHLSEFAPPPTPMVDHLVASNPFDDDFGPPSRSGGGGGPGGASFLPSPGVGGGGYGGPGRMGGGMGFMGGPGGGQPGRRPPFGPPTPNTGPHHPLGFGGMPGFGGGGGGGGGGGGFPSGGPSQYNMPPNFSPPMHPGQGFNPMLSPGGMGGGPGGGGGPPHPRFGMPQQQPPHGQGSHPFNSPPLPGGPGPRGPPHGPMNPMGSMGGGMNMMGMGGGGGGNMVGGHPGMPPQGQFPPPQDGPYPGSSPPVGEEGKNFGGPGGGPPVPSQQQPPNLNPSGPPSNNATPGPSPAPGPPQPGGGFPGHPDVQQPNPNTPGQAQSAPQPPNPNSSPTGPHNGPQPQQAPTNQHPPPNSTGGPGPNTPSNQQPTPPNSAPGSAPYNQQNNAPGGSMPNQPPNSNQNNLNNSSGGNTPGSNPNPPSNSTPNTQSPLPSGPAPPSAGPGSGPPKLGGGMVFPCGLCMSEVHDDQEAILCEASCQRWFHRDCTGLTEPAYGLLTRESAAVWACDFCLKTKEIQAVYVRQGLGQLVAANDG